The window CAGAATGGCCATGGCTCCAAGTGCTCTAGGTTCATGGGGCTGGTGGACTCTTTTTTCAAAGGCGGTCAGAGGAAAACCGCCGCTTGAGCGGATCCCACGACACGCCACCAGCAGAGGCCGCCGCCGGAAAGGACCACGAGCATGTTCTGGTTCTGCTTCTCAAGACCCTGCATTTGGCGATTTCAATTCGGCAGAGGGGTCAAGAGATCCCGCTCCCAGGTGAGGCTGAAGACGCCGCTCCGCTGGCCACACGAGGAATACCGCTGGTGGAGTTGGGGGGTGGGAGCGGCCAAAACCTACAGGAGGACCTTCGTGATGACGCAGCCGTCCCTGGGGTCCCCCTCGGGCTCGTCTTTGAGCAGGGGGGCCGGGGCCAAGGCGCCCTCGCGCCGGCTCACTTCCCGCTGCCGCGCCTGCAGCGCCTCCCTCTCGGCCTGCAGCTCCCGGCGCGCCTGGGCCGCCGCGCGCTCCTCCTCCTGCAGCGCCCGCCGCCTGCGCTCCAGCGCGCGCTCGCCCTGCTCCACGGCCGCCTCGCGCCGCGCCAGCTCCCGCTCGCGCAGGCTGCCCCGCACGGCCAGCGCGCCCATCTGCTCGAGCAGGCGCGCCCAGTCGCCCTCGGCGGCCGCGACGGGGCCAGGCGCGGCGGGTGGCGAGCGGCGGGCGGCGCTCTCCGCCAGCTCCCGCCGGTGCGCGCTCCTCAGGTGCTTCCACAGCGCCGGGGTGCTCGCGTGCCAGCCCGGGCCGCGGCCCACTTGCTCTCCGCACAGCCGGCAGGTGGCCCAGGGGCCCGCCGCGTGGCCGGGGCGCGCGGGAGCCAGGTGGAAGTACCCCCAGGCCTCGGAGTACGGCGCCCCGAGGCGGCCCGCAGCCGCGTCCGGCCCGCCGGTCTCTTCCATGGTCGCGGCCGGCTCTTCGCTCCTCATTCTTTAGGCAGCGCCTGCACCGAGGGAGACAGGATTAAGACGATTGCAAAATTACATGTGCAACCGGACAACCGCTCCAACACACCGCTTCTAGGACTCGATTTAACCTGTGAAGAAACCATGCCTTGTTCTCGCTACTGATAAAATCCTGTAGTTTGGATAGTCACgtgcatttctttctctgttcagttcagtcgctcagtcgtgtccgactctttgtgaccccatggactgcagcacgccaggcttccctgaccatcaccaactcctggagtttactcaaactcatgtccatccagtcggtgatgccatccaaccatctcatcctctatcatccccttctcctcctgccttcaatctttcccagcaccagggtcttttccaatgagtcagttcttcgcatcaggtggccaaattattggagtttcagcttcagcatcagtccttccaatgaattttcaggattggtttcctttaggatggactggttggatctccttgcagtccaaggggctctcaggggtcttctccaacaccacagttcaaaagtatcaattcttcagcgctctgctttcttcatagtccacctctcacatccatgcatgattactggaaaaaccacagctttgactaacaggcctttgttggcaaagtaatgtctctgctttttaatatgctgtctaggttggtcacagcttttcttccaaggagcaagtgccctTGAGAAATACATCTTTCTCAGTATgcatgttcatttgtttgtttcagcATGTTaattactcagaaaaaaaaaatgttgaagatGCCTAGGCCTTCTTTCCATAACCAGGAGTCTTCGAAATTCACTGGATCCTTACCTAACAAGTACTGAAACTAAAATTGGAAAGCCAAGCTTCCCATAAGTTTAAaaagtgctttatatatatatatatatatacatataagtttTAACTAGTCTCTTTTATGCTCTTTAAAAGAAACTGACCTTCTTTTCCGAATAAAAGCCAAGGCTCCCTTTTGAATTCTCGCAGTgttatggaaggaaggaaggaagtgttgAGGAAAAAGTTTTAGGAGTGAAAATTTTGTTTCTTAGACGTTAAGTGCTAGGACtgagcagctttttaaaaagctttcagagaaaactgttttcaagataaaaatatctttcttttttgtgataaAAACCACGTGCTTATAAGAATATTGTCCTAAGAGTCATTAAAATGCACATCTCATTTAGAAAACAGCAATATACAAGGCAGCTTTCTAAACTTTACCTTCAATGAGGCAGTGGGCAGTCTCGGTCATTGCCTCAGGGTTTCCAGCCAACCCAAGTTCTCAGGTGGAAACACCGTAGTGTGACTTCTGATATCTCAAGAACCATCAGCTGTGCTAGGAGTAAATTCAGAAGACAGGCAGCCAGTAAAAGACATTCAATTAAACAGCCCTAAACGTAGACACTAGAAATACTAGCCAGTGCCATGACCTTCTGCTGGTCATTTCCCAACCCTCTCATAGTTGCTCCAgtcataaaacaaataaaattagttCTCCGTGCTGCTTATCCCAACTAAATGGCCCTCCCTCTATATTTGCAAGATAAAAAGCTTGGTCAGTTCCTttaattaaggaagaaataaataatagctGTTTGCTTGGTCCAACAAATAGTTGTAGTTAAAGGGGTCCAAACACAACACAGTGCCTCCCATTGCAAGGTCTTTTCTATTAAGAAAGCATTTCCCAGTGTGATGACCTATCAAATAAGGAGGGAgatagaaaaggtgacatttctttaaaaaaataatttcacaaaggGTCAAATGTATGATTCTCAACAAATCTGCTttggaagtttaaaaaatgataatgagaACAACTTGGAGCTCTCCTGAGAACCTATTTCATGGGGGAAATTCAGGCCAGGTTGGGAGAATACTGGTCAGTGAGATGGCCGGTGCTCCTTCTGTCAGGTTTTGAACCAGCAGCAGTGGAGATGGTGAAGTTCCAGAATCTTTTATTAAAGGCAACTAGGGATGACTGAAGACAAAGATGAGAACAGAAAAAacaagttgattaaaaaaaaaattttttttttttaactgaaggatacttgctttacagaattttgttgttttctgggcttccctggtggctcagatggtaaggcatctgcttgtaatgcgggagacctgggttcaatccctgggctgggaagatcacctggagaaggaaatggcaacccactccagtgctcttgcctggaaaattccatggatggatgagcctggtaggctacagtccgtggggtcgtaaagagtcgggcaagactgagcaacttcactggctCACTGGTCAAACCTctacatgaatcagtcacaggtatacatataccctctcccttctgaacctccctcccatctccctccccacccctctaggttgatgcagaaccccttgtttgaatttcctgagccatacggcaaattcccgttggttatctattttacatatggtgatgtaagtttccatgttactctttccacacatctcaccctctcctcccctctccccatgtccataagtctattctctaggtttgtttctccactgctgtcctgtaaataaattcttcagtaccatttttctagattctatatatatatgtgttagaatacaatatttatctttctctttctgactcacttcactctgtataataggttctaggttcatcagcctcatcagaattgactcaaaagtgttcctttttgtggctgagtaatattccattgtgtatatataccaccacatctttatccattcacatgtagatggacatctaggttgcttacatgttctagctattgtaaatagtgctgcaatgaacaatgggatacatgtgtctttttcaattttggtttcttcagggtatatgcctaggagtgggattgctgggtcatatggtggttttattcctagtttttaaaggaatctccatactgtctttcatagtgactgtatcaatttacagtcccactaacagtgcaagagcgtacccttttctccacaccctctctaacatttattgttagtagattttttgatgatggccattctgaccagtgtgaggtgatatctcattgtggtttt of the Muntiacus reevesi chromosome 7, mMunRee1.1, whole genome shotgun sequence genome contains:
- the ZBED3 gene encoding zinc finger BED domain-containing protein 3 gives rise to the protein MRSEEPAATMEETGGPDAAAGRLGAPYSEAWGYFHLAPARPGHAAGPWATCRLCGEQVGRGPGWHASTPALWKHLRSAHRRELAESAARRSPPAAPGPVAAAEGDWARLLEQMGALAVRGSLRERELARREAAVEQGERALERRRRALQEEERAAAQARRELQAEREALQARQREVSRREGALAPAPLLKDEPEGDPRDGCVITKVLL